The following coding sequences lie in one Mycobacterium gordonae genomic window:
- a CDS encoding CaiB/BaiF CoA transferase family protein: MAGPLQGLRVVELAGIGPGPHAAMILGDLGADVVRVDRPGPGGPVKDAMSRNRRIVSADLKSDVGRELVLKLVAKADVLIEGYRPGVAERLGLGPEDCAKVNERLVYARMTGWGQTGPRSQQAGHDINYISLNGILHSIGRANERPVPPLNLVGDFGGGSMFLLLGILSALWERHGSGRGQVVDAAMVDGSSVLVQMMWQMRASGLWTDARGTNMLDGGAPYYDTYECADGRYVAVGAIEPQFYAAMIAGLGLDAAALPPQNDVTRWPELRALLVDAFGSRDRDHWAKVFADSDACVTPILAFGEAHTEPHIAERNTLYEVDGHLQPMPAPRFSRTPADTPRSAQPVGDIEAILADWV; encoded by the coding sequence ATGGCGGGACCGCTGCAAGGTTTACGTGTCGTCGAACTGGCGGGGATCGGGCCGGGCCCGCACGCCGCCATGATCCTGGGCGACCTCGGCGCCGACGTGGTGCGGGTGGACCGTCCCGGTCCCGGCGGTCCGGTGAAGGACGCCATGAGCCGCAACCGCCGGATCGTTTCGGCTGACCTCAAGTCCGACGTGGGCCGCGAGCTGGTGCTGAAGCTGGTCGCCAAGGCCGACGTGCTGATCGAGGGTTACCGCCCAGGGGTCGCCGAGCGGCTCGGTCTCGGCCCGGAGGACTGCGCGAAGGTCAACGAGCGCCTGGTTTACGCACGAATGACCGGCTGGGGCCAGACCGGCCCTCGCAGCCAGCAGGCCGGTCACGACATCAACTACATCTCGCTGAACGGCATTCTGCATTCCATCGGCCGGGCGAATGAGCGGCCGGTGCCGCCGCTGAACCTGGTCGGCGACTTCGGTGGCGGCTCGATGTTCCTGCTTCTCGGCATTCTGTCGGCGTTGTGGGAACGGCACGGCTCGGGCAGGGGGCAGGTGGTCGACGCCGCGATGGTCGACGGGTCCAGCGTGCTGGTGCAGATGATGTGGCAGATGCGGGCCTCGGGCCTGTGGACCGATGCGCGCGGCACCAACATGCTCGACGGTGGTGCGCCGTACTACGACACCTACGAATGTGCCGACGGTCGTTATGTCGCGGTCGGCGCGATCGAGCCGCAGTTCTACGCCGCGATGATCGCGGGCCTGGGGCTGGACGCCGCGGCCTTGCCGCCGCAGAACGACGTCACGCGCTGGCCCGAATTGCGGGCGCTGCTGGTCGACGCGTTCGGCAGCCGCGACCGCGACCACTGGGCCAAGGTTTTTGCCGACTCTGACGCGTGCGTGACGCCGATCCTGGCGTTCGGCGAAGCGCACACCGAACCGCACATCGCCGAGCGGAACACGTTGTACGAGGTGGACGGCCATCTGCAGCCGATGCCCGCCCCGCGGTTCTCCCGCACCCCGGCCGATACGCCCCGCTCGGCGCAACCGGTGGGCGACATCGAAGCGATCCTCGCGGACTGGGTATAG
- a CDS encoding enoyl-CoA hydratase — protein MSESGIAALARVPGLDVALTDGVLSLTINRPDSLNSLITPVLTGLADAMEAAATDPAVRVVRLGGAGRGFSSGAGISAGDTAGSRVTPDEIILEINRLIRAITTLPRPVVAVVQGPAAGVGVSIALACDVVLASENAFFILAFTKIGLMPDGGASALVAAAVGRIRALRMALLPERLTATEALSWGLVSAVYPAEEFDAEVEKVVSRLLTGPAVAFAKTKAAINEATLTELGPALERELSGQRDLLQAPDFKEGVRAFQERRAPDFTDA, from the coding sequence ATGTCCGAATCTGGAATTGCCGCTCTCGCCCGTGTCCCGGGGCTCGACGTCGCGCTGACCGACGGCGTGCTGTCGCTGACGATTAACCGGCCCGACAGCCTCAACTCGCTGATCACTCCGGTCCTCACCGGCCTCGCCGACGCGATGGAAGCCGCCGCCACCGACCCGGCCGTCCGGGTGGTGCGACTCGGTGGCGCCGGACGAGGATTCAGCTCTGGGGCCGGCATCAGCGCCGGCGACACGGCCGGCAGCCGAGTCACGCCGGACGAGATCATCCTGGAGATCAACCGCCTCATCCGGGCGATCACCACGCTGCCGCGCCCGGTGGTTGCCGTCGTGCAGGGGCCCGCGGCCGGCGTGGGGGTGTCCATCGCTTTGGCTTGCGATGTCGTGTTGGCTTCGGAGAATGCGTTTTTCATTCTCGCGTTCACCAAGATCGGCTTGATGCCCGACGGCGGGGCGTCGGCTCTGGTCGCCGCGGCGGTCGGCCGCATCCGGGCCCTGCGGATGGCGTTGCTACCCGAGCGGCTCACGGCCACCGAGGCGCTGTCATGGGGCCTGGTGAGCGCGGTCTATCCTGCCGAGGAATTCGACGCCGAAGTGGAGAAAGTAGTTTCGCGATTGCTGACCGGACCAGCGGTGGCATTCGCCAAGACCAAGGCTGCCATCAACGAAGCCACGCTGACCGAACTCGGTCCCGCCCTCGAGCGGGAATTGAGCGGGCAACGCGACCTGTTGCAGGCGCCCGACTTCAAAGAGGGAGTCAGAGCGTTCCAGGAACGCCGCGCCCCCGATTTCACCGACGCCTGA
- a CDS encoding DUF2867 domain-containing protein → MNERGAVAAEPIHCLVTGATGYIGARLVPRLLDEGHRVRALARNPGKLDGVPWRPDVEVARGDLGDVESLIEAFDGMDVVYYLVHSMGGGAKDFAAEEDRAVRNVVTAARQAGVRRIVYLSGLHPENKELSPHLRSRKAVGDHLIESGIETVVLQAGVVVGSGSASFEMIRHLTDRLPVMTTPKWVHNKIQPIAVRDVLYYLVAAATVPVPSSRTWDIGGPDVLEYGDMMRIYAEVARLHKRYLIVLPFLTPTIASLWVGTVTPIPPGLARPLIESLECDAVMHNSDIDSIIERPPGGLTGYRRAVAVALSRSFAGLPDPTWESLESEPAELLPSDPDWAGEIIFDDVQTAVTSAAPGELCKAAEHAANRGRWYSFPLAPRRRQSPTRWSVAQSEPGAELRLRSEVRAPGQAWLEVTTTPCPDGTSEYRQRAIFYPRGIPGRLYWFLFRPLHTAELRKLARDVGSGL, encoded by the coding sequence GTGAACGAACGGGGTGCTGTGGCCGCTGAACCGATTCATTGCCTGGTGACCGGAGCGACCGGTTACATCGGCGCGCGGCTGGTGCCGCGTTTGCTGGACGAAGGACATCGCGTGCGTGCGCTGGCACGAAACCCCGGCAAGTTGGACGGGGTGCCATGGCGGCCGGACGTCGAGGTGGCGCGCGGAGACCTCGGCGACGTCGAATCCCTGATCGAGGCGTTCGACGGGATGGACGTCGTCTACTACCTGGTGCATTCGATGGGTGGCGGCGCGAAAGACTTCGCCGCCGAGGAGGACCGCGCGGTACGCAATGTCGTGACGGCCGCGCGCCAAGCCGGGGTGCGCCGGATCGTCTACCTCAGCGGCCTGCATCCCGAGAACAAGGAACTCTCCCCGCACCTGCGCTCGCGCAAGGCGGTCGGAGATCACCTGATCGAATCCGGGATCGAGACCGTCGTGCTGCAGGCCGGCGTGGTCGTCGGGTCCGGCAGTGCGTCGTTCGAGATGATCCGGCATCTGACCGACCGGCTGCCGGTGATGACCACCCCGAAATGGGTGCACAACAAGATTCAACCGATCGCGGTGCGCGACGTGCTGTACTACCTCGTCGCGGCCGCCACGGTGCCCGTCCCGTCATCGCGCACCTGGGATATCGGCGGTCCCGACGTGCTGGAATACGGCGACATGATGCGGATCTACGCCGAGGTAGCCCGCCTGCACAAGCGCTATCTGATCGTGTTGCCGTTCCTGACACCGACGATCGCGAGCCTGTGGGTGGGCACTGTGACGCCGATCCCGCCAGGTCTGGCCCGGCCCCTGATCGAGTCCCTGGAGTGCGACGCGGTGATGCACAACTCCGACATCGACTCGATCATCGAGCGACCGCCGGGCGGGCTGACGGGTTACCGCCGTGCCGTCGCCGTGGCACTCAGTCGCTCGTTCGCCGGATTACCCGATCCCACCTGGGAGTCGCTGGAGTCCGAGCCGGCCGAGCTGTTGCCGAGCGACCCGGACTGGGCCGGCGAGATCATCTTCGACGATGTACAGACAGCCGTGACCTCGGCCGCGCCGGGCGAGTTGTGCAAAGCGGCGGAGCATGCCGCGAACCGAGGCCGGTGGTACTCGTTCCCGTTGGCGCCGCGGCGGCGGCAATCACCCACCCGGTGGAGCGTGGCGCAGAGCGAGCCGGGCGCCGAACTGCGGCTGCGGTCCGAGGTGCGCGCGCCCGGGCAGGCGTGGCTGGAGGTCACGACGACGCCGTGCCCAGACGGCACGAGCGAGTACAGGCAACGGGCGATCTTCTACCCCCGAGGGATCCCCGGCCGGTTGTACTGGTTCCTCTTCCGCCCGCTGCACACCGCTGAGCTTCGTAAGCTGGCCCGCGACGTCGGCAGCGGCCTTTAG
- a CDS encoding CPBP family intramembrane glutamic endopeptidase, translated as MTQTDTPERTSAFHEIRRAMVNVAVPHHEPPGVVLRRRIVVAITLVLGAAILGVSLRTRPGEASFYWLTLSLAAVWLLGAFASGPLHLGGICWRGRNQRPVITGTTIGLILGGIFVVGGMIVREIQPIDAWISRVLQYAHQGPFLLIVLITVVNGVTEEVFFRGALYTALGRHHPVAISTVLYVAATMASGNPMLGFAGVILGTVNALSRRATGGVLAPMLTHFVWGLIMVLALPPMFGVL; from the coding sequence ATGACCCAAACTGACACCCCAGAACGCACCAGCGCTTTTCACGAGATCCGCCGCGCGATGGTCAACGTCGCCGTGCCGCATCACGAACCACCCGGGGTGGTGCTGCGCCGGCGCATCGTCGTCGCGATCACGCTGGTGCTCGGCGCGGCGATCCTGGGCGTCTCGCTACGGACCCGGCCGGGCGAGGCCAGCTTCTACTGGCTGACGCTGTCGCTTGCGGCGGTTTGGTTGCTCGGTGCGTTCGCCTCCGGACCGCTGCATCTGGGTGGGATCTGCTGGCGCGGCCGCAACCAGCGCCCCGTCATCACCGGCACCACGATCGGTCTGATCCTCGGCGGCATCTTCGTGGTCGGCGGCATGATCGTCCGCGAGATCCAACCCATCGACGCATGGATCAGCCGTGTGCTGCAGTACGCACACCAGGGGCCGTTCCTGCTGATCGTGCTGATCACGGTGGTCAACGGGGTCACCGAAGAGGTGTTCTTCCGCGGCGCGCTCTACACCGCGCTGGGCCGGCATCACCCGGTGGCCATCTCGACGGTGTTGTACGTCGCGGCGACCATGGCCAGCGGGAACCCGATGCTGGGCTTCGCTGGGGTGATCCTGGGAACCGTGAACGCATTGTCGCGGCGCGCCACCGGCGGTGTGCTCGCTCCGATGCTGACACACTTCGTGTGGGGTCTGATTATGGTGCTGGCGCTGCCGCCGATGTTTGGAGTCCTCTAG
- a CDS encoding NAD(P)H-binding protein, whose amino-acid sequence MQILVTGATGYVGSRLVTALLEDDHEVVATSRNPNSLKRFGWSDDVKAVKLDASDPDSARAGFEAAGPVDVVYYLVHGIGQANFREADNASAGNVAAAARDAGVRRIVYLGGFVPDDGTLSEHLTSRAEVAESLMVADGPELVWLGAALIIGAGSTSFEILRYVGDRFPFMPMPSWMHNPLDPISIRDVLHYLVAAADPALVPPGAYDISGPETTSYRDLLKRYARISGRWHAACRVPGIDTSMASLFAALALPVPRGLAGDLVESLDHPMRASGSGLQNTVPDPLGGPMGIDEAISLALSGHTEHPPRPVSALADPHHLADTDPVWAGGDALRIRRLARTVTPPIVRPTLRLVNIVPGPLAGALRTSLDILLTLTPRIRTA is encoded by the coding sequence ATGCAAATTCTGGTGACAGGCGCCACCGGCTATGTGGGTTCACGCCTGGTCACGGCGCTACTCGAGGATGACCACGAGGTGGTGGCTACCAGCCGAAACCCAAATAGCCTCAAGCGCTTTGGATGGTCAGATGACGTCAAGGCGGTCAAGCTGGACGCCTCGGATCCGGACTCGGCGCGTGCGGGCTTCGAGGCGGCCGGGCCGGTCGACGTGGTCTATTACCTGGTACACGGCATCGGCCAGGCCAATTTCCGCGAAGCCGACAACGCTTCGGCCGGCAACGTCGCCGCCGCGGCTCGCGATGCCGGCGTGCGCCGCATCGTCTACCTGGGCGGATTCGTGCCCGACGACGGAACGCTGTCCGAACACCTGACCAGCCGGGCCGAAGTGGCCGAATCCCTGATGGTGGCGGACGGTCCGGAGTTGGTGTGGCTGGGCGCGGCGCTGATCATCGGAGCCGGGTCGACCTCGTTCGAGATATTGCGCTACGTCGGCGACCGGTTCCCTTTCATGCCGATGCCGAGCTGGATGCACAACCCCCTCGACCCGATCTCCATCCGCGATGTGCTGCACTACCTGGTGGCCGCGGCTGACCCGGCCCTGGTCCCGCCCGGCGCCTACGACATCAGCGGTCCCGAAACCACGTCGTACCGGGACCTGCTCAAGCGATACGCGCGCATCTCCGGCAGGTGGCACGCCGCATGTCGCGTCCCAGGCATCGACACCTCGATGGCGTCGCTGTTCGCGGCGCTAGCGCTGCCGGTTCCCCGAGGACTGGCCGGCGACCTGGTGGAGTCGCTGGACCATCCGATGCGGGCCTCGGGCAGTGGCCTGCAGAACACGGTGCCGGACCCGCTGGGCGGTCCGATGGGCATCGACGAGGCGATTTCACTGGCCCTGTCCGGACATACCGAGCACCCGCCGCGCCCGGTCAGCGCGCTGGCCGACCCGCATCACCTCGCCGACACCGATCCGGTCTGGGCCGGCGGGGACGCGTTGCGCATCCGGCGGCTCGCTCGGACTGTCACGCCGCCTATCGTGCGGCCCACCCTGCGACTGGTTAACATCGTCCCCGGCCCCCTTGCCGGTGCGTTGCGTACCAGCCTGGACATCCTGCTAACGCTCACCCCGAGGATCCGCACGGCATGA
- a CDS encoding PPE family protein, translating into MPPELNTVRLMAGAGPAPMLEAAAGWETFAAALDAQALSLARHLHSLGELWIGSSSERAIAAAMPMVVWLEAASTQAKLRAKQAAAQATAYTQALATTPSLPEIATNRITHAILSVTNFFGINAVPLALKEMDYFVHLWNQAAAAMEVYEAETAANTRFEKLEAMPQIVAGGTEWNGLVGAVAQIAAAAPKSGIADSALPLEQAATQIASQAGCSITQLIQPLHEAGSMSSPVVNFGGGHVAQEVAQAGMLQVSPLSNHPLAGGAGPSVGAGLIRADSLPGAGGSLAQTSQMADLINGSARSEVAPAAASDESAAVGAAAPLGVKGHSPHSNAYSRPVMALPEQLDDAPNDAEQYLDDRYEDW; encoded by the coding sequence ATGCCACCAGAGCTGAACACCGTGCGGCTCATGGCAGGCGCAGGCCCAGCACCAATGTTGGAAGCCGCCGCCGGCTGGGAGACCTTCGCAGCGGCGCTCGACGCTCAAGCTCTCAGCTTAGCCCGACACCTGCATTCCCTCGGCGAACTCTGGATTGGGTCGAGCAGCGAACGCGCGATTGCCGCCGCGATGCCGATGGTCGTTTGGCTAGAAGCCGCCTCAACACAAGCGAAACTGCGGGCGAAGCAGGCCGCGGCGCAGGCCACAGCGTACACACAGGCGTTGGCTACAACGCCGTCGCTGCCCGAAATTGCGACTAACCGCATCACTCACGCGATCCTCAGTGTCACTAACTTTTTCGGTATCAACGCGGTGCCGTTGGCACTCAAGGAAATGGACTATTTCGTCCACTTGTGGAATCAGGCCGCGGCGGCAATGGAAGTGTATGAGGCGGAAACCGCTGCCAACACGCGCTTCGAGAAGCTTGAGGCGATGCCGCAGATCGTTGCGGGCGGCACGGAATGGAATGGACTGGTCGGCGCTGTTGCGCAGATTGCGGCAGCAGCGCCTAAATCCGGTATCGCGGATAGCGCGTTGCCGCTCGAGCAAGCGGCAACCCAGATCGCCTCGCAAGCCGGCTGTTCAATTACGCAGCTGATCCAGCCTCTTCACGAAGCGGGATCAATGTCCAGCCCGGTAGTCAACTTCGGTGGCGGCCATGTTGCACAGGAAGTCGCGCAGGCGGGCATGCTCCAGGTCAGTCCGCTGTCCAACCATCCCTTGGCTGGTGGAGCGGGCCCCAGCGTGGGCGCCGGACTGATACGCGCGGACTCTTTGCCTGGCGCCGGCGGGTCGTTAGCCCAAACATCGCAGATGGCCGACCTGATCAATGGGTCGGCTAGGTCCGAGGTAGCGCCTGCCGCCGCCAGCGACGAGTCGGCTGCGGTAGGCGCCGCAGCCCCACTCGGCGTTAAGGGCCACTCCCCTCATTCCAACGCTTATTCCCGCCCGGTAATGGCGTTACCCGAACAACTCGACGACGCGCCAAACGACGCAGAACAGTACTTAGACGATCGCTACGAGGACTGGTAA